In one window of Bizionia sp. M204 DNA:
- a CDS encoding UDP-glucuronic acid decarboxylase family protein: MKKVLITGAAGFLGSHLSDRFIKEGFHVIGMDNYITGDSKNIKHLMDNPNFEFIEHDVTEFIKIEGELDYILHFASPASPIDYLKIPIQTLKVGSLGTHNLLGLAKAKKARILIASTSEVYGDPLVHPQTEDYYGNVNTIGPRGVYDEAKRFQESITMAYHRFHGIETRIVRIFNTYGPRMRLNDGRVIPAFMGQALRGEDLTVFGDGSQTRSFCYVDDQVEGIYNLLFSDYSYPVNIGNPHEITIKDFAEEIIKLTGTNQKIIYKELPTDDPLQRQPDITLAKNLLNWTPKVERAEGMEKTFSYFKQLSAEELNKSEHKDFSKHIKN, from the coding sequence ATGAAAAAGGTATTAATAACAGGAGCAGCTGGTTTTCTAGGTTCTCATTTAAGTGATCGGTTTATAAAAGAAGGATTCCACGTCATTGGTATGGATAACTATATCACAGGCGATTCTAAAAACATCAAACACTTGATGGATAATCCGAATTTTGAATTTATTGAACATGATGTGACGGAATTTATTAAAATTGAAGGTGAACTCGATTACATTTTACATTTTGCATCACCTGCAAGTCCTATTGATTATTTAAAAATACCCATTCAAACATTAAAAGTAGGCTCTTTAGGCACACATAATTTACTAGGTCTTGCTAAAGCTAAAAAGGCTAGAATACTAATTGCGTCTACGTCTGAAGTTTATGGAGATCCATTGGTGCATCCACAAACCGAAGACTATTATGGTAATGTAAATACCATAGGTCCACGTGGTGTTTATGATGAAGCCAAACGTTTTCAAGAATCTATAACCATGGCATATCACAGATTTCACGGTATTGAAACACGTATTGTGCGTATCTTTAATACCTATGGACCACGAATGCGCCTAAATGATGGTCGTGTTATTCCGGCATTTATGGGTCAGGCTTTACGTGGAGAGGATTTAACGGTTTTTGGTGATGGTTCTCAAACGCGTTCTTTTTGTTATGTTGATGATCAAGTTGAAGGTATTTACAATTTGCTTTTTAGCGATTATTCATATCCTGTAAATATTGGTAACCCTCACGAAATTACCATAAAGGACTTTGCCGAAGAAATTATCAAATTAACAGGAACCAATCAGAAAATTATTTACAAAGAACTTCCTACGGATGATCCGTTGCAAAGACAACCAGATATTACACTAGCTAAAAATTTATTAAACTGGACGCCTAAAGTAGAAAGAGCAGAAGGCATGGAAAAAACGTTTAGCTATTTTAAGCAACTATCTGCCGAGGAGTTAAACAAAAGTGAACACAAGGATTTCTCT
- a CDS encoding UDP-glucose/GDP-mannose dehydrogenase family protein has product MNISVIGTGYVGLVTGTCLAETGNNVLCIDIDESKVKKMQAGVVPIYEPLLDTLFERNIKADRLKFSTSLEEGLNHGDIIFLALPTPEDEDGSADLSYVLGAATNIGKLLKSYKVIVDKSTVPVGTAERVTKAIANETTVDFDVVSNPEFLREGFAVEDFLKPERIVIGSSSDKATKLMEKLYKPFVRSGNPIIIMDEKSAELTKYAANSFLATKITFMNEIANFCEKVGADVDKVRIGMGTDSRIGKRFLFPGIGYGGSCFPKDVKALHKSGKDHNYTFDILNAVIKVNDLQKRILLPRIDAFFKGDLKDKKIAIWGLAFKPETDDIREAPALYIIEDLLESGASITAFDPEAMENVERKFGNQITYAPDMYSAIQDADALIICTEWSIFRTPDFNKLKAEMNMPVIFDGRNLYDVQDIKNEGFYYSSIGRKTID; this is encoded by the coding sequence ATGAACATATCAGTAATAGGAACAGGCTACGTAGGTTTAGTTACCGGAACATGTCTGGCCGAAACAGGTAATAATGTCTTATGTATTGACATTGATGAAAGTAAAGTTAAAAAAATGCAAGCTGGTGTCGTGCCAATATACGAACCACTACTCGATACCCTTTTCGAAAGAAACATAAAAGCAGACCGTTTAAAATTCTCAACTTCATTGGAGGAAGGTCTAAACCATGGTGATATTATTTTCCTAGCATTACCAACACCTGAAGATGAAGATGGTTCGGCCGATTTGTCGTATGTGTTAGGTGCCGCCACAAACATTGGAAAATTATTAAAAAGCTACAAAGTTATTGTCGATAAAAGCACCGTTCCTGTTGGAACAGCCGAGCGTGTTACTAAAGCTATTGCAAATGAAACCACGGTAGATTTTGATGTGGTTTCTAATCCTGAATTTTTACGTGAAGGTTTTGCCGTAGAAGACTTTTTAAAGCCAGAACGTATTGTTATAGGTTCTAGTTCAGATAAAGCTACCAAACTTATGGAAAAACTCTATAAGCCTTTTGTACGCTCTGGAAACCCGATAATTATTATGGATGAAAAATCGGCGGAACTTACCAAATATGCCGCAAATTCATTTTTGGCCACCAAAATAACCTTTATGAATGAAATTGCTAACTTCTGTGAAAAAGTGGGTGCAGATGTTGATAAAGTGCGCATTGGTATGGGAACCGATTCTAGAATTGGTAAACGCTTCTTATTCCCAGGAATAGGCTATGGAGGCTCTTGCTTTCCAAAGGACGTGAAAGCACTTCATAAATCAGGGAAAGACCATAATTACACTTTCGATATTTTAAATGCTGTTATAAAGGTAAACGACTTACAAAAACGAATCCTATTACCACGTATTGATGCCTTTTTTAAAGGTGATTTGAAAGATAAAAAAATTGCCATTTGGGGCTTGGCTTTCAAACCTGAAACTGATGATATTCGGGAAGCACCAGCTTTGTATATAATTGAGGACCTGCTTGAAAGTGGCGCTTCAATAACGGCATTCGACCCAGAAGCTATGGAAAATGTAGAGCGTAAATTTGGTAATCAAATCACCTATGCTCCAGATATGTATTCAGCAATTCAAGATGCCGATGCCTTGATTATCTGTACAGAATGGAGTATCTTTAGAACACCAGATTTTAACAAACTGAAAGCAGAAATGAATATGCCGGTTATTTTTGATGGTAGAAACTTATATGATGTTCAGGATATTAAAAACGAAGGCTTTTATTACAGCTCAATAGGAAGAAAGACAATAGATTAA
- a CDS encoding glycosyltransferase family 4 protein, whose product MRKALVHDWYYVSGGAEKVVHSLNTIWEDFDHFALVDYLNDADRAFILNGKSVSTSFIQKLPTAKSNHRKFLQFFPNAIEQFDLSEYDLVLSSSASVAKGVLTHQNQLHICYCHSPMRYAWDLYHQYLREAKLNKGLKSMYAKYVLHKMRLWDLATVNRVDLFVANSKYIARRIKKIYNRDSVVIYPPVNVHAFPLETDKDDYYFTASRMVPYKKIELIVRAFNNMPNKKLIVSGDGPEYSAIKKIAKSNIELVGFVNKEKLTDYMRKAKAFVFAAEEDFGIIPVEAQACGTPVIAYGRGGATETIIKNKTGVFFNKQNEIAIIDAVSKFEELQFDPKEIRTHALKFSKERFEKEMETFVNNAYLEFYKNNTI is encoded by the coding sequence ATGAGGAAAGCATTAGTTCATGATTGGTATTATGTAAGTGGAGGAGCCGAAAAAGTGGTTCATTCGCTTAATACGATATGGGAAGATTTTGACCATTTTGCATTAGTGGATTATTTAAACGATGCCGATAGAGCCTTCATTCTAAACGGTAAATCTGTTTCTACAAGTTTTATCCAAAAATTGCCAACAGCAAAATCCAATCACAGGAAATTTTTACAATTCTTTCCAAACGCCATAGAGCAATTTGATTTAAGCGAATACGATTTGGTGTTAAGTTCTTCAGCTTCCGTAGCTAAAGGAGTTCTAACACATCAAAATCAATTGCATATTTGCTATTGTCATTCGCCAATGCGTTATGCGTGGGATTTATATCATCAGTACCTGCGTGAAGCAAAACTTAATAAAGGGTTAAAATCCATGTATGCTAAATATGTATTACATAAAATGCGTTTATGGGATTTGGCAACCGTAAATAGGGTAGATTTGTTTGTTGCCAATTCAAAATATATTGCCCGACGTATAAAAAAGATTTATAATAGAGATTCGGTTGTTATCTATCCACCAGTAAATGTACATGCTTTTCCATTAGAAACAGATAAGGATGATTATTATTTTACGGCTTCCCGAATGGTACCTTATAAAAAAATTGAACTTATTGTACGTGCCTTTAATAACATGCCAAATAAAAAATTAATTGTTTCTGGTGATGGTCCAGAATATAGTGCCATAAAAAAAATTGCCAAATCAAATATAGAACTTGTTGGATTTGTAAATAAAGAGAAGTTAACAGATTATATGAGAAAAGCGAAAGCTTTTGTTTTTGCTGCCGAAGAGGATTTTGGTATAATACCAGTTGAGGCGCAAGCGTGTGGTACACCAGTAATAGCTTATGGAAGAGGTGGGGCAACTGAAACCATAATTAAAAATAAAACGGGTGTTTTCTTTAATAAACAAAATGAAATAGCCATTATTGATGCCGTGTCAAAATTTGAAGAACTCCAATTTGATCCTAAAGAAATTAGAACACACGCACTAAAATTTTCTAAAGAACGCTTTGAAAAGGAAATGGAAACTTTTGTAAATAATGCATATTTAGAGTTTTATAAAAACAATACAATCTAG
- a CDS encoding O-antigen polymerase, giving the protein MNLIKTYWLFFGSLTVGLLIWVLAYMLLPLEAVQPIKTKTILFIASCYIAIIAGFVMFNFKTITNQRITYNTQKVVKLLLIIIVVSFALRWYDLFVNRNLSFANDLKFNRFLNDDNFKQNQVLLIVASVLKSLYFFPFVICIRANLKRPKFYIIASYVVLFFPLLEAILKGTRKPFFEIFLIIVFTLIAYQKPKINFKRISITVIAVVILMSISMLILLKRENYSENFDDTFYKSLLESRYNEILKPTDAAINYFETTNHSQLTKLYVMSGLHTGQYITHGAFEFNHIIDIDSLSIGYGMYNYSIIPKFFNKTSLSSIPITNLSPRKYVYLTQFGSYYIDFRWFSLVLMFLFGVFQKYIYQKSFQSVIYSPILMYFLIINVFLMILSYTRGAGIYVLFGFLFLLFLLKIFEKKLHEESISS; this is encoded by the coding sequence ATGAATTTAATAAAAACATATTGGTTATTTTTTGGGAGCTTAACGGTAGGCTTATTAATTTGGGTTTTAGCTTATATGTTATTACCACTGGAGGCTGTACAGCCTATTAAAACAAAAACTATTTTGTTTATTGCATCTTGTTATATTGCCATAATAGCGGGGTTTGTGATGTTCAATTTTAAAACAATAACCAACCAAAGAATAACCTATAATACCCAAAAGGTTGTAAAATTATTATTAATTATTATTGTCGTAAGCTTTGCATTAAGATGGTATGATTTATTCGTAAATAGAAATTTATCTTTTGCAAACGATTTAAAATTTAATCGGTTTTTAAACGATGACAATTTTAAACAAAATCAGGTGTTATTGATTGTAGCGTCGGTTCTTAAAAGCCTTTATTTCTTCCCTTTCGTTATTTGTATAAGAGCAAACCTTAAACGTCCTAAATTTTATATCATAGCATCATATGTGGTACTGTTTTTCCCTCTTCTTGAAGCTATTTTAAAAGGAACTAGGAAACCATTTTTTGAGATTTTTCTTATTATCGTTTTTACTTTAATCGCTTATCAAAAACCTAAAATTAATTTTAAAAGAATTAGTATTACCGTAATTGCTGTTGTGATTTTAATGAGTATTTCCATGTTAATTTTACTAAAACGTGAAAATTATTCTGAAAATTTTGATGATACTTTTTACAAATCCTTGCTTGAAAGCCGTTATAATGAAATTTTAAAACCAACCGATGCAGCCATTAATTATTTTGAAACCACAAATCATTCCCAACTAACAAAGCTTTATGTTATGTCTGGTTTGCACACAGGACAATATATTACACATGGCGCTTTTGAGTTTAACCATATTATTGATATAGATAGTTTGTCCATAGGTTATGGGATGTACAATTACTCTATCATTCCTAAATTTTTTAATAAAACTAGTTTGTCGTCAATCCCAATTACTAATTTGTCGCCTCGAAAGTATGTGTATTTAACGCAATTTGGTTCCTACTATATTGATTTCCGTTGGTTTTCCTTAGTACTCATGTTTTTATTTGGCGTATTTCAGAAATATATATATCAAAAATCTTTTCAATCCGTCATTTACTCACCTATTTTAATGTACTTTTTAATTATTAATGTATTTTTGATGATTCTTAGTTATACACGAGGTGCTGGAATATATGTTTTATTCGGTTTCTTGTTTTTACTTTTTTTACTGAAAATCTTCGAAAAAAAACTACATGAGGAAAGCATTAGTTCATGA
- a CDS encoding O-antigen ligase: MTGNLKNLFFKHREYIYIILIAITFMAYVLSYALLSISTFLFVLFFFSDTRTSLKLKWYKIKSNKMVLLFVLYFVCQCIGLSYSENIDYGLKRVNTVLPTLFLPAIMYAEYLNKNVFYNVLRFLRFYVVLIFTIFLIIHVFIDGRTLHVFALYVLTDKLGISQFYMVFIFIIPLISTLNELINKKNLIVSILYLACLLFFVFLFSNKTSILMLLLIFSIKIINHFKNRTRLFKMSVFLVIPMLLALLVYNTTGIKHKFDIMLKSTDFNIEIIKTKNKVTYTKNTLEHRLLINYLSIKEIVNNFPFGTGTGDYQDVLNKNYEEIHFKLGIKEKFNNHNQYISEALKTGVLGGIVFITLLFCLFKSVGLRNQFYYIILLLFTIGCFFESYLDRQHGVIIFSFMIPLFYVYENQIKE, from the coding sequence ATGACAGGTAATTTAAAAAACTTATTTTTTAAGCATAGAGAGTATATTTATATAATACTTATTGCCATAACTTTTATGGCTTATGTTTTATCTTATGCGCTTTTGTCAATTTCTACATTTTTGTTTGTGCTTTTCTTTTTTAGTGATACTAGAACTAGCTTAAAATTAAAGTGGTACAAAATAAAATCTAATAAAATGGTTTTATTATTTGTTCTTTATTTTGTTTGTCAATGTATTGGTTTAAGCTATTCCGAAAATATTGATTATGGACTAAAACGAGTAAACACTGTGTTACCCACCTTATTTTTACCTGCAATAATGTATGCGGAATATTTAAATAAAAATGTGTTTTACAATGTGTTGAGGTTTTTACGGTTTTATGTTGTTTTAATTTTCACAATATTTCTAATTATACATGTGTTTATAGATGGACGCACACTGCATGTTTTTGCGCTATATGTATTAACAGATAAATTGGGTATTAGTCAATTTTATATGGTATTTATATTTATAATACCTTTAATTTCCACCTTGAATGAACTGATAAATAAGAAAAATTTAATAGTAAGTATTTTATATCTAGCATGTTTATTATTTTTTGTCTTTCTGTTTTCGAACAAAACATCAATTTTAATGTTATTGTTAATTTTTTCTATAAAAATAATTAACCATTTTAAAAACAGAACGCGATTATTTAAAATGAGTGTTTTTCTCGTAATTCCTATGTTATTAGCTTTATTGGTTTATAATACGACAGGAATAAAACATAAGTTTGATATTATGCTAAAATCTACAGATTTTAATATCGAGATTATAAAAACTAAAAATAAAGTAACTTATACAAAAAACACTTTAGAGCATCGGCTATTAATTAATTACTTATCTATTAAAGAAATTGTCAATAATTTTCCTTTTGGTACAGGAACCGGCGATTATCAAGATGTGCTTAATAAGAATTATGAAGAAATTCATTTTAAATTGGGAATAAAAGAGAAATTTAATAATCACAATCAATATATATCTGAGGCTTTAAAAACGGGTGTTCTTGGGGGTATTGTGTTTATTACTTTACTTTTTTGTTTATTTAAATCAGTTGGCTTAAGAAACCAATTTTATTATATAATATTATTGCTCTTTACAATAGGTTGTTTTTTTGAATCGTACCTAGATAGACAACATGGTGTTATAATATTTAGTTTTATGATACCTTTGTTTTATGTATATGAAAATCAGATTAAGGAATAA
- a CDS encoding asparagine synthase-related protein: MQIFLNQNTNQEENKALKCANFFIDYILEEKEIFFENANFYLFLKTNFSESYIRKALQFPADVTKESIYEYFKKDGFWVIVCKVNGTISVYRDLSGICSGYYFNNQNEIHIATNVHKIAKNKAKDLNKTSVYQLLYFDFLWDGQTIYKDINQPKIGSKLVFNNDFKITINTCHQPDINEKENQLSDKENIEKLRHEIVTAHKNYVNEKNVVFLSGGIDSVAMLIALNDLTSKEKIINHSFKVKGTLQDETGYAQSIANHLENELLIVERDFSKEINEEFFKQEIIKMNNPYSGMWIFGNQITNKDNTTYFAGQDTRLHTPSLNKLDTIAFNMFLVSNKGLKPLFYIIDLCLLPFKGFFNLILKHTNTTNKLFLGLRRALYTFNTKSYINLVYFKVDRALIASYNLPLDYFNTIKKQYKFSLKNVTDKRTLYNKIVSLKWIEQYVNDMRYMIDMVNSQGAKLAMPFYDMDLAKFSATIPFDLSVKTMKGKAQFSDTTSTINKYVLREALVDKIDKKTYFRSKAVSRTGHLIFKQGLDTILKDILIDDINNDSSLVKDYNLEKFISKFLNNQEDWEMDDDKYLLKVYYLVCVIVYKNELNK; this comes from the coding sequence ATGCAAATATTTTTAAATCAAAATACAAATCAAGAAGAAAACAAGGCCTTAAAGTGTGCTAACTTTTTTATTGATTATATTCTAGAAGAAAAAGAAATTTTTTTTGAAAATGCAAATTTTTATTTATTTTTAAAAACAAATTTTTCTGAAAGTTATATTAGAAAGGCGCTTCAATTTCCAGCAGATGTAACGAAAGAATCTATTTATGAGTATTTCAAAAAAGATGGATTTTGGGTAATTGTATGTAAAGTAAACGGTACCATTAGTGTTTATAGGGATTTATCAGGCATCTGCTCTGGATACTATTTTAATAATCAGAACGAAATCCATATAGCCACAAATGTACATAAAATAGCAAAAAATAAGGCTAAAGATTTAAATAAAACATCTGTTTATCAATTATTGTATTTTGATTTTCTATGGGATGGTCAAACAATTTATAAAGACATCAACCAACCTAAAATTGGGTCCAAATTAGTTTTTAATAATGATTTTAAAATTACAATAAATACATGCCATCAACCAGATATAAATGAAAAAGAGAACCAGCTTTCTGATAAAGAAAATATTGAAAAACTACGGCATGAAATAGTGACCGCTCATAAAAATTATGTAAATGAAAAGAATGTGGTTTTTCTGTCTGGCGGTATTGATTCAGTTGCTATGTTAATTGCATTAAATGATTTAACGTCCAAAGAAAAAATAATAAACCATTCATTTAAGGTTAAAGGAACACTGCAAGATGAAACTGGCTATGCGCAAAGTATTGCTAATCATTTGGAAAATGAATTATTAATCGTTGAACGAGATTTTTCCAAAGAAATAAATGAGGAATTTTTTAAGCAGGAAATTATAAAAATGAATAATCCATATTCTGGAATGTGGATTTTTGGTAACCAAATAACAAATAAAGACAATACTACTTACTTTGCAGGTCAAGATACGAGACTACATACTCCTTCTTTAAATAAATTAGACACAATTGCATTTAATATGTTTTTAGTGTCTAACAAAGGTTTAAAACCTTTGTTTTACATTATAGATTTATGCTTGTTACCCTTTAAAGGTTTTTTTAATCTCATTTTGAAACACACTAATACTACTAATAAATTATTCTTGGGTTTAAGGAGAGCACTTTATACGTTTAATACGAAATCCTATATTAATTTAGTATATTTTAAAGTAGATAGAGCACTTATTGCATCTTATAATTTGCCATTGGATTATTTTAATACTATTAAAAAGCAATATAAATTCTCTTTAAAAAATGTAACTGACAAGCGTACTCTTTATAATAAAATAGTTTCATTAAAATGGATTGAACAGTACGTAAACGACATGCGTTATATGATTGACATGGTTAATAGTCAAGGCGCTAAACTAGCAATGCCATTTTACGATATGGATTTAGCAAAATTCTCTGCAACCATTCCATTTGATTTATCAGTAAAAACAATGAAAGGTAAAGCGCAATTTAGTGACACCACAAGTACAATTAATAAGTATGTATTACGCGAGGCTCTGGTTGACAAAATTGATAAGAAAACATATTTTAGATCAAAAGCAGTTTCTAGAACGGGACATTTAATTTTTAAACAAGGACTAGATACTATCTTAAAAGATATTTTAATAGATGATATAAATAACGATTCATCTTTAGTCAAAGATTATAATTTAGAAAAATTTATCTCTAAATTTTTAAATAATCAAGAAGATTGGGAGATGGATGATGATAAGTATTTACTTAAAGTTTATTACCTTGTTTGTGTTATTGTTTACAAGAATGAGTTAAATAAATAA